The sequence ACTGAAACTTAAATAACACCATTCATGAACAGCTTGTAGATTCCACCatcttcttttttaaaaatgtaatttaattttgacATCCACAACAAGGtgaactgaaaacacacagaacagaggAAATCCCCAACATATGTCCACCgtcccaaaaaaacaaataaaacaaagttcAACAACGAGAGACAGAAAATCCAGCAGGTTTTTAGGACGTTAATACACGTCAAACCTCTGTTTACAGggatttatttattaacctttatttaatcaggaaaaagACTCTTTTTCATGAGcgtcctggccaagacaacagcagcagaagttaaacAAAATAGAAATGTCATCAATACATCCACtctaaaaacatacacaaaaacactATACTCATaccatacatataaaacaccatcaatgaaTGAAAAGATACGAAAAGTTTACAGCGATGTTCCTAAAAACcatctcaaagcagaacatgCAGCTCTATTCATCTCCTGAAACCAAACATGATCTGTCACATTATTATATGGTGTTCTTGAATGTATTCATGGTTTCCACCCACATGTCCTGAACTtgacaaaagtcatcaaaaacagtggttatgcaatccagtcctaactcctgtgtgcatcatgtgactaaaacagacagaagagaaaacatggaatgcctaaaagcactgtttttatcagtacaatgccatagatattgacgtaagaactgaagtgattttggttattatcaagaaaacatggaaaaaggatagatatcagctctgaaattaaactactatgagctatttttgttgttatcattatattcatccaaacaaatgtacctttagttgtaccaggcattaaaatgaacaagaaactgaagaaaacaagggtggtctaatacttttttccacaactgtatataaaCCTACTGTGTTTCAGTGATGCTGTGACGGGGGGGGTCCCACACCCTGCATCACACTGTGGACGCCCTGAGACTCTACACCCCCAGTACAAGAAGGAGCCATACCACAGGTCCCCACACAGTACAgtccccaacccccccccccccatatcacagTATGTGCATCTATACTGTAAATATGTACATATTATGtaaatctatatttatataaatagcagatttctgttttctgtttatatttcacATTTCACACCTGTATAATTTCAGCCTATTTTCTGTCCTCCCtgtactttatcttatcttattgtatgaATGTTTTATGATGCAATGGAAAGTTTTTCtttaacttaatttaacttaacttaccttaacttaacttattttattttatcttgtctttaaCTTAATTCAACTTTACTTAACTTAACCTATCTTATCTTTTCGTAACTTAACTTAACCTAActaaacttatcttatcttatcttatcttatcgtaacTTAACCTAACTAAACTTAACTTAAATTATCGGAACTTAACCTAActttcttatcttaacttattcttaacttaacttatcttgtctcatcttatcgtaacttaacttatcttaacatAACTTAACTTATTGCAACTtaacttatcttgtcttatcttttcaAGCATAACTTAACTTAACCTAACTTAACTTAACCTAACTTAACTTATCATAACTTAATTTATCGTCACTTAACTTAACTTCTCATAACTTAACTTATAATAAAACTTAACTTAACCTAACTTAACTTCtcataacttaacttaacttaacctaacttaacttaacttatcatAACTTAACTTATCATCACATAACTTAACTTAtcataacttaacttaacttttCTTATCCCTTCCTATCTCATCTCATCAGCAGTACCCACATCCTCTTAGCTGTAGTAACTCTACCATCTTCTGAAACCCACTCCCACCATGACCAGGGGGGCTGTCCCAGCTGTGCCCCCCAGccccagtcccacccctggggaGCACACGGACGTGGAGTGTCCCATCTGCTACCAGGAGTACAACCAGTTCACCAAAGCCCCCCGGATGCTGGAGTGTCTCCACGTCTTCTGCTCCGAGTGCCTCCAGCGGATCCAGCTGTGTCCCTGTGACCCCCGCGGACCCCCGGCCATCCCCTGTCCCCTCTGCCGCCACCTCACCCCCCTGGAGACCGGGGACGCCCTCTCCCTGCCCTGCAACTCCCGCATCCTGTCCAGGCTGCCCCGGTGGCCTTCCGCCTGCCCGTCACCATGGCGACACGCCTGGCCACGGTCACGCAGAGGGTGGTGCTGTCCCTGGAGGGAGACGGCACCGACGCCCGCTTCATCATCCTGCCCACCGTCAGCCTGCGAGTGCAGCAGATGCACCCGGACAGGCCGTACGGGGCCGCGCCGGGGCTGATGGGAGAGGAGGAGGTCATCCAGCAGAGCAAGAGGACGCTGCTGTGTGTGCAGGTGCTGGCCGTCGTCTTCTGGGTCATGTTTGTGGTTGTCTGTGTGATAGGGGTTGTGTTTGGACCGCACATCCTAAACAGGAAAGTCTAACAggaaaaacatgttttatctCTATTTCTAACATTTATCATTATAgtcatgattaaccctttcatgcatacactGTAAgtccggactttgtatttactaaaatgctttaattacaatgtacttaaatgatttcagttttatgacattactataaaatgttaagtacagggtggggaagcaaaatttacaatgaacatttagttgttttttctcagcaggcactacgtcagttgttttgaaaccaaacatatattgatgtcataatcatacctaacactattatccataccttttcagaaacttttgcccatatgagtaatcaggaaagcaaacgtcaaagagtgtgtgatttgctgaatgcactcgtcacaccaaaggagatttcaaaaatagttggagtgtccataaagactgtttataatggaaagaagagaatgactatgagcaaaactattaccagaaagtctggaagatactattaaagaagaatgggagaagttgtcacccgaatatttgaggaacacttgtgcaagtttcaggaagcgtgtgaaggcagttattgagaaagaaggaggacacatagaataaaaacattttctattatgtacattttcttgtggcaaataaattctcatgactttcaataaactaattggtcatacactgtctttcaatccctgcctcaaaatattgtaaattttgcttccccaccctgtatattctactaatttgtagacgtagtcaaaagtacaaaaacagtttaagttgaatggatttaaatcactaagttttagtcatgaccacttttttttaatgtaaatctttatgccttgccaaattaaaagcacttcctgtactggtaaattataTTAAACTAACTCCCTGCCtaatttccatccatgctacgatatattaagtttaataattatgcaaagcaatttatattgcagaaGATTTTATTTTAAAGCAACTTGGGATTGAGTCCAATGACCTGATGATTTTAAGTTatagattatacaaagcaactgacattggaacaaatttaagttaaattaacttggcatttattgTGTTGGACTTAAATAGCAATTCCCTTCAAATCGAGCATTtaggttta comes from Sphaeramia orbicularis chromosome 18, fSphaOr1.1, whole genome shotgun sequence and encodes:
- the LOC115438410 gene encoding LOW QUALITY PROTEIN: E3 ubiquitin-protein ligase RNF152 (The sequence of the model RefSeq protein was modified relative to this genomic sequence to represent the inferred CDS: inserted 1 base in 1 codon), with protein sequence MTRGAVPAVPPSPSPTPGEHTDVECPICYQEYNQFTKAPRMLECLHVFCSECLQRIQLCPCDPRGPPAIPCPLCRHLTPLETGDALSLPCNSRILSRLPRXAFRLPVTMATRLATVTQRVVLSLEGDGTDARFIILPTVSLRVQQMHPDRPYGAAPGLMGEEEVIQQSKRTLLCVQVLAVVFWVMFVVVCVIGVVFGPHILNRKV